From the Hevea brasiliensis isolate MT/VB/25A 57/8 chromosome 15, ASM3005281v1, whole genome shotgun sequence genome, one window contains:
- the LOC110657432 gene encoding plant intracellular Ras-group-related LRR protein 5, whose translation MAVKPSNQDASPAFVETVEEIMKLYRSLPSRPSIEEVEAAMSVIETVNGEEKQRLEEISKQDCPRDVPEELFSVLQQFRRTMVEFQSNEQRKEAFHLVEVDKMFGTFDGLIQRASLLVSGDTQKEEVVAFSDSDEKIGRESLVNEENLINRREDGELEKDGFKGLVKSSSTKATFFSGEGEPEKLSLMMVAAIIENSAKTEALVLDLKGKLMDGIEWLPFSIGKLSFVTELDLSENRIMALPSTFGSLKALTKLDIHSNQIINLPDSFGELISLMDLDLHANRLKSLPSSFGKLSNLINLDLSSNQFTHLPETIGDLTGLKMLNVETNELEEIPYTIGNCLSLMELRLDFNQLKALPEAIGKVESLEILTLHYNRIRGLPTTMGNLVNLRELDVGFNELESIPENVCFAIRLKKLIVANNFADLRELPRSIGNLEMLEELDISDDQIRVLPDSFRFLSKLRVFRADETPLEVPPRQVAKLGAQAVVQFMADLVAKRDTKSQPSKKKKKGFWYTVCSIFWPFRRNSQ comes from the exons ATGGCTGTGAAACCCAGCAATCAAGATGCATCACCTGCTTTTGTAGAAACAGTAGAGGAAATCATGAAACTCTACCGATCACTGCCTTCAAGACCCTCCATTGAAGAAGTTGAAGCCGCCATGTCTGTGATTGAGACTGTCAACGGTGAAGAGAAACAGAGGCTTGAGGAAATATCAAAGCAAGACTGTCCTCGAGACGTCCCTGAGGAGCTCTTCTCTGTTCTGCAACAGTTCAGGAGGACCATGGTGGAATTTCAAAGCAATGAACAGCGGAAGGAGGCATTTCACTTGGTTGAAGTTGATAAGATGTTTGGGACATTTGATGGTTTGATACAAAGAGCTTCCTTGTTGGTTTCTGGAGATACCCAGAAAGAAGAAGTGGTTGCTTTCTCTGACTCTGATGAGAAAATTGGGAGAGAAAGTTTGGTTAATGAAGAAAATTTGATCAATAGAAGGGAAGATGGAGAACTAGAGAAAGATGGCTTCAAGGGTTTGGTGAAAAGTTCTTCCACCAAGGCAACTTTCTTTTCAG GTGAAGGTGAACCTGAGAAATTGAGTCTAATGATGGTGGCAGCTATCATAGAAAACTCTGCAAAAACTGAAGCTTTAGTTCTTGATCTCAAAGGCAAGTTGATGGATGGAATTGAGTGGCTTCCTTTCTCAATTGGGAAATTGTCATTTGTTACTGAGCTGGACTTATCTGAAAACCGAATCATGGCACTTCCATCAACCTTTGGTAGTCTCAAAGCCTTAACAAAGCTTGATATCCACTCAAATCAGATAATAAATCTTCCTGATTCATTTGGGGAGCTAATTAGCCTGATGGATCTCGATCTGCATGCAAATAGATTAAAGTCACTGCCATCTTCTTTTGGGAAGTTGTCGAACCTCATAAATCTTGATTTGAGCTCCAATCAGTTCACTCATTTGCCAGAGACCATCGGGGATTTGACTGGCTTGAAGATGTTGAATGTAGAAACAAATGAACTAGAGGAGATCCCATACACAATTGGAAACTGCTTGTCACTCATGGAGCTGAGATTAGATTTCAATCAGCTCAAAGCTCTTCCTGAGGCTATTGGAAAAGTTGAAAGCTTAGAGATTCTTACTCTTCATTACAATAGAATTAGAGGGTTGCCAACAACAATGGGTAACCTTGTCAATTTGAGGGAACTTGATGTTGGCTTCAATGAGCTTGAATCTATACCCGAAAACGTTTGTTTTGCAATACGTCTTAAGAAATTGATTGTGGCAAACAACTTTGCAGACTTGAGAGAATTGCCACGATCCATCGGAAATCTTGAGATGCTTGAAGAGTTGGATATAAGTGATGATCAGATAAGAGTCTTACCAGATTCTTTCAGGTTTTTGTCAAAATTGAGGGTTTTTCGTGCTGATGAGACTCCTTTGGAAGTTCCACCAAGACAAGTAGCTAAATTGGGTGCTCAG GCTGTTGTTCAGTTCATGGCTGACCTTGTTGCCAAGAGAGACACTAAATCTCAACcatcaaagaagaagaagaagggattTTGGTACACAGTCTGCTCAATCTTCTGGCCATTCAGGAGGAATTCCCAATAA